The following are from one region of the Deltaproteobacteria bacterium genome:
- the dnaB gene encoding replicative DNA helicase, producing MPQAKEKALPSIKVPPHNLEAEQAILAGILINNDALNQVMDILSPEDFYREAHVHLFEGMTALYNNNEPIDLITLSQYLTRKNLLEKSGGIDYLASLVDAVSTSAGILYHAQIVRDLSIRRKLISQCSAISESCFQNWHETDELLDMAEQSIFDIAEDKIGESFSSMEDVIKGSFRKLESVAEQEGYITGIPTGFPDFDNLTAGLQPSDLIVIAGRPSMGKTAFALNIGYHAADKTGKGVAIFSLEMSKLQLGMRLLGFEAQIDAKRLRTGFLRDRDWMKLTEAANHLSSLPIFIDDTSGIGVLEMKAKCRRLAKKTPLAMVVVDYMQLIQGRKSAESRQLEISEISRSLKALAKDLNVPVVALSQLNRKVEDRPNKRPQLADLRESGAIEQDADVIAFIYRDEVYHPTTEENANIAEIIVAKQRNGPTGYFKLYFKKECTRFEPFADEERYGHSLS from the coding sequence ATGCCCCAGGCGAAAGAAAAGGCCTTGCCCTCCATTAAAGTCCCACCCCACAATTTAGAAGCGGAACAGGCCATCCTGGCCGGGATCTTGATCAACAACGATGCCTTGAATCAAGTCATGGACATCCTGAGTCCCGAGGACTTTTACAGGGAGGCCCATGTACATCTATTCGAGGGCATGACCGCACTTTACAACAATAATGAACCCATTGATCTGATTACCCTTTCACAATATTTGACTCGAAAAAACCTCCTGGAGAAATCAGGCGGCATCGATTATCTTGCCTCCCTCGTAGACGCTGTTTCCACCTCGGCGGGCATCCTGTACCATGCACAGATCGTCAGAGACCTGTCGATTCGCCGAAAGCTCATCAGTCAGTGTTCCGCTATTTCCGAATCTTGTTTTCAGAATTGGCACGAAACCGATGAGTTGCTGGACATGGCGGAGCAATCCATCTTCGATATTGCGGAAGACAAGATCGGCGAAAGTTTCTCCTCCATGGAGGATGTGATAAAGGGGAGTTTTCGCAAGCTGGAAAGCGTTGCCGAGCAGGAAGGATATATCACTGGAATTCCTACCGGTTTCCCGGATTTCGACAATCTCACTGCGGGACTGCAACCCTCGGACCTTATCGTCATAGCGGGGCGGCCCAGCATGGGAAAAACTGCCTTCGCCCTCAATATCGGTTACCACGCTGCAGACAAGACCGGCAAGGGAGTGGCCATCTTTTCCCTGGAGATGTCCAAACTCCAGCTGGGAATGAGACTCCTTGGGTTTGAGGCTCAGATCGATGCCAAAAGGCTTCGAACGGGATTTTTACGCGACAGGGACTGGATGAAGTTGACCGAGGCCGCCAATCACCTCTCTTCCCTTCCTATTTTCATTGATGATACCTCTGGAATAGGGGTCCTGGAGATGAAGGCCAAATGCCGTCGCCTGGCGAAAAAGACTCCCCTGGCCATGGTCGTGGTGGATTACATGCAGCTTATCCAAGGCAGGAAGTCCGCGGAATCCCGACAACTGGAGATATCCGAGATTTCCAGGAGCCTCAAGGCCCTCGCCAAGGACCTCAACGTTCCTGTGGTCGCTCTCTCCCAGTTGAACCGAAAGGTCGAGGATCGTCCCAACAAGCGACCCCAGTTGGCGGATCTCAGGGAAAGCGGGGCCATAGAACAGGACGCTGATGTCATTGCGTTCATTTATCGGGACGAGGTGTATCATCCAACCACAGAGGAAAACGCCAACATTGCCGAGATTATTGTTGCCAAACAGCGAAACGGTCCGACCGGCTATTTCAAGCTTTACTTCAAGAAGGAGTGCACCCGTTTTGAACCCTTTGCCGACGAGGAACGCTATGGACACTCCTTGTCTTGA